Proteins encoded by one window of Pirellulales bacterium:
- a CDS encoding arylsulfatase has protein sequence MLILADDLGFSDLGCYGGEIATPHLDALAKNGLRFTQFYNTARCWPTRAAILTGYYAQQVRRDTLPGVTSGTSGVRPAWGVLLPELLRPHGYQSYHSGKWHIDGKPLANGFDRSYSLEDHNRHFAPREHTEDDQPLPAVPPDSGYYSSTAIADHAIKCLREHAENHPQRPFFQFLAFTSPHFPLHAPAADIARYNATYLGGWDKLREARWARLRPLKIAGTSLVPIERELGPPSPFPKLHEQLGPHELNKPLVWDELSDQQRSFQADKMAVHAAMVDRMDQEIGRVIEQIRAMRALDHTLILFLSDNGASAEILVRGDGHDPHAACGTGATFLCLGPGWSSLANTPFRRHKSWVHEGGIATPLIVHWPRGISARGELRHAVGHVIDVVPTLLATAGISPPNMIHNQKVPVPPGSSLLPVFEKDAPIPRECLWWFHQNNRALRVRDWKIVSAGKNGPWELYDLGTDRGEERNLAKEQPERVKEMANLWEAKLAEFMQLAQEK, from the coding sequence TTGCTTATCCTGGCCGATGATCTGGGGTTTTCCGACCTTGGTTGTTATGGAGGAGAGATCGCCACTCCGCATCTGGACGCACTGGCTAAAAACGGGCTCCGCTTTACCCAGTTTTATAATACCGCGCGCTGCTGGCCGACTCGCGCCGCCATCTTGACGGGTTACTATGCCCAGCAAGTCCGTCGAGACACGTTGCCCGGCGTCACGAGCGGAACAAGCGGCGTGCGTCCCGCCTGGGGGGTGCTCTTACCCGAACTCCTTCGCCCCCACGGCTATCAAAGTTACCACTCGGGCAAATGGCATATTGATGGCAAACCGCTGGCCAATGGTTTTGACCGCTCATATAGCCTGGAGGATCATAATCGCCATTTTGCCCCGCGCGAGCATACCGAGGACGACCAGCCGTTGCCCGCCGTCCCTCCCGACAGTGGTTACTACTCCAGCACGGCAATCGCCGACCATGCGATCAAATGCCTGCGCGAACATGCCGAAAATCATCCCCAGCGTCCATTTTTTCAATTCCTGGCTTTTACTTCACCACATTTTCCCCTGCATGCTCCGGCAGCGGATATTGCCCGATATAATGCGACTTATCTCGGGGGCTGGGATAAATTACGGGAAGCACGTTGGGCACGATTACGCCCGCTAAAAATCGCCGGCACCTCGCTGGTCCCGATCGAGCGTGAACTTGGCCCGCCTAGCCCCTTTCCCAAGCTACATGAACAATTAGGTCCGCACGAGCTGAACAAACCGCTTGTCTGGGATGAGCTTTCCGACCAGCAACGCTCCTTTCAAGCCGATAAAATGGCGGTGCATGCGGCGATGGTGGACCGGATGGACCAAGAAATTGGTCGCGTCATCGAACAAATCCGCGCAATGCGCGCCCTGGATCATACGCTCATCCTCTTTTTGTCCGACAACGGAGCCAGCGCCGAGATTTTAGTCCGGGGGGACGGCCATGATCCGCATGCCGCGTGCGGGACGGGGGCGACATTTTTATGCCTGGGACCGGGATGGTCCAGTCTGGCCAACACGCCGTTTCGCCGCCACAAAAGCTGGGTCCACGAAGGGGGTATCGCCACCCCGCTCATCGTGCACTGGCCGCGGGGAATTTCCGCGCGCGGCGAATTACGCCATGCCGTCGGACATGTCATTGATGTCGTCCCCACGCTTTTGGCGACGGCCGGCATTAGCCCGCCAAACATGATTCATAACCAAAAAGTCCCCGTCCCCCCCGGCTCTAGCTTGCTTCCTGTTTTTGAAAAAGATGCCCCAATCCCGCGGGAATGCCTGTGGTGGTTTCATCAAAACAATCGCGCCCTGCGCGTGCGCGATTGGAAGATTGTTTCAGCGGGAAAAAATGGGCCATGGGAATTATATGATTTAGGCACCGACCGTGGCGAAGAGCGTAATTTAGCAAAAGAACAGCCCGAACGCGTTAAGGAAATGGCCAATTTGTGGGAGGCCAAACTGGCGGAATTTATGCAACTGGCACAAGAAAAGTAG
- a CDS encoding magnesium transporter: MDANHPELDSPVTAHMRVRFASLTAGENVGQALNRLRAEPPSERILYLYVLDDQRRIVGVIPVRRLLTSSLETPLTAIMVQPVIAIPDTATLLEACEFFLLHRLLAFPIINDQKQMVGLVDVELFAAELNDLEERSRTDDLFQLIGVQVSAARGNSAWAGYLARFPWLICNIVGGLLAAVVSWLFAADLERTVALALFVPVVLALAESVSVQSVSLALQLVPAAGWDWQKFWDALRKEFLTGGLLGISSGACVGLAALAWLGHGPLAILLLMTIAGSMTFAAWWGYTLPTLIRMLDRDPNIASGPIVLASADLFTLVLYFSLARWWL; this comes from the coding sequence ATGGACGCCAACCACCCCGAACTGGACTCGCCCGTTACCGCCCATATGCGCGTCCGTTTTGCCAGCCTGACCGCCGGCGAAAACGTGGGCCAGGCGCTCAACCGGCTGCGGGCCGAACCGCCCAGCGAGCGGATCTTGTACCTGTATGTGCTGGATGACCAGCGGCGGATCGTCGGCGTGATACCCGTGCGGCGGCTGTTGACCAGTTCGCTGGAAACGCCCCTCACGGCGATCATGGTTCAGCCGGTGATTGCCATCCCCGACACGGCCACCCTGCTCGAGGCGTGCGAGTTTTTCCTGCTGCACCGATTGCTGGCGTTCCCCATCATCAATGACCAAAAGCAAATGGTCGGGCTGGTCGATGTCGAGCTGTTTGCCGCGGAACTAAACGACCTGGAAGAACGCTCCCGCACCGATGATCTGTTTCAGCTGATCGGCGTGCAGGTCTCGGCCGCGCGCGGCAACTCCGCCTGGGCCGGTTATCTGGCGCGGTTTCCGTGGCTTATCTGCAATATTGTGGGTGGTCTGTTGGCAGCGGTGGTGTCCTGGCTTTTTGCCGCCGATCTAGAGCGCACCGTCGCCCTGGCCCTCTTTGTGCCGGTGGTGCTGGCCCTGGCGGAATCCGTCAGTGTCCAATCCGTCAGTCTGGCCCTACAATTAGTTCCCGCCGCTGGATGGGATTGGCAAAAGTTTTGGGATGCCTTGCGAAAAGAATTTTTGACCGGCGGCCTCTTGGGCATCAGTAGCGGGGCCTGCGTGGGCCTGGCGGCGCTGGCCTGGCTGGGGCATGGGCCTTTGGCGATATTACTGCTAATGACCATCGCCGGATCGATGACCTTTGCGGCGTGGTGGGGCTACACCCTCCCCACGCTCATTCGCATGCTTGACCGCGACCCCAACATTGCCAGCGGGCCGATCGTGCTGGCCAGCGCGGACCTCTTTACGCTGGTGCTGTATTTTAGCCTGGCCCGGTGGTGGCTGTGA
- a CDS encoding alkene reductase → MSISSLLTPFTLRDLPLKNRIVMAPMTRARAGKSRIPNELMAEYYSQRASAGLIISEGTTISDEANGWNENAAIYTPEMTACWKMVTDRVHAAGGKIFCQLWHCGRASHSSFHADGSLPAAPSAVKLNGEYIHTPIGKQPYETPRALTIAEIARTVNDYQLAAANAKTAGFDGVEIHGANGYLIDSFLQSKTNQRTDDYGGTIEKRFRFLREVVQAVTAVWPANRVGVRLSPNGVFNDMGSPDYREQFLYVSGQLNTFGLAYLHVMDGLGFGFHNLGTPVTLAEFRTLFQGPLMGNCGYTVEEAEARVAAGDADLIAFGRPFISNPDLVERIAQGWPLSPPAEVSDWYKPGAAGYTDFPRYAQT, encoded by the coding sequence ATGTCAATTTCCTCCCTGCTGACTCCCTTTACCCTGCGTGATCTGCCCCTTAAAAACCGCATTGTCATGGCCCCCATGACCCGCGCGCGGGCGGGAAAGTCCCGCATCCCCAATGAATTGATGGCCGAGTATTACAGCCAACGCGCCAGCGCGGGTCTCATTATCAGCGAGGGGACGACGATCTCGGACGAGGCGAACGGTTGGAATGAAAATGCAGCGATATATACACCCGAAATGACGGCTTGCTGGAAGATGGTCACCGACCGCGTGCATGCCGCGGGGGGTAAAATCTTTTGCCAACTCTGGCACTGTGGACGGGCGTCGCATAGCAGCTTTCACGCGGATGGTTCGCTGCCGGCGGCCCCTTCAGCGGTAAAATTGAATGGCGAATATATTCACACGCCCATTGGCAAGCAACCGTATGAAACGCCGCGCGCTTTAACTATCGCTGAAATTGCCCGGACGGTAAACGATTATCAGTTGGCCGCCGCGAATGCCAAAACCGCCGGGTTTGACGGCGTCGAAATCCACGGCGCAAATGGCTATTTGATCGATTCGTTCCTCCAGTCTAAAACCAATCAACGGACAGACGACTACGGTGGCACAATCGAAAAGCGTTTCCGCTTCTTGCGGGAAGTGGTTCAGGCGGTGACGGCGGTCTGGCCTGCCAATCGCGTGGGCGTGCGATTATCGCCGAACGGGGTCTTTAACGATATGGGTTCGCCTGATTACCGCGAACAGTTTTTATACGTCTCCGGCCAGTTAAACACCTTTGGCTTGGCTTATTTGCACGTGATGGATGGCCTGGGATTTGGCTTTCACAATTTGGGAACGCCGGTCACACTGGCCGAATTTCGCACTCTATTTCAGGGGCCGCTGATGGGGAACTGCGGGTATACAGTGGAGGAGGCCGAAGCGCGGGTTGCGGCGGGCGACGCCGACCTTATCGCCTTTGGACGGCCGTTTATCAGCAATCCCGATCTGGTCGAGCGAATCGCCCAGGGGTGGCCACTTAGCCCTCCCGCGGAAGTGAGTGATTGGTACAAGCCGGGGGCGGCGGGGTATACGGATTTTCCGCGGTATGCGCAAACTTAG
- a CDS encoding SHD1 domain-containing protein, whose protein sequence is MPLFSLPTHSFARKSGKLLTIACTCICWLLYARLGLLIAAEERTWSDTTGKFKVQGTYVKQEAGFVHLKTSAGKELKIPLAKLSPADKEYLSTLTEENPFQSVDEPSVANDSSATPATTDASSVAPSASVRTGAPKWFGLKEISLRSESDQWQLTVKPVDVPPASSKPKAINTTPKKDEFFERVNNFVVSTKSQRGMLGYVNDPPGGKGPVTRLLLLDLAASKPLGEGYNTGNWQLLALSPDGQQVLMSGKPGDQHNRELPFLLETWNLGAKGVERTNSWPSGENKDDWNAEVKWGAYVGADRVLTGGGWGRVVLWDLKTMQPLWQIKDLRGGKPAISPDQRYIAVAQDAFLGIIDVVDEKVVARKKLEGQTVEALAFSQNGKQLAMLLTSGGANDGNDNSRLVLQIADLASGNILRETKLFPIHHQNKLLWTSDSHVLIGNTLCVDAVKQAALWEYNGAEQTVFCNGSVWTWLKEHQTQGVVPVQIPHPAAKEAAANYKPPPVEYWLQPGASVGLNVQGIGDAETIAQAEERFTKQLTGYGYTIDPSAACQITCVIEAGKTEEVTYRSFGFGGSETYSFTPQISKITYTLDGNTIWQSAAASGYPPGGIVHLKQDQTIADLLREREQPNYKFFTLATLPKVVTKPLGRPDLGRSQITSGGLR, encoded by the coding sequence ATGCCACTGTTTTCTTTACCCACGCATTCCTTCGCACGCAAATCAGGCAAACTGCTTACAATCGCTTGTACGTGCATTTGCTGGCTGCTTTACGCGCGTCTCGGCTTACTCATAGCCGCCGAGGAGCGCACGTGGAGTGACACCACGGGCAAATTCAAAGTCCAGGGAACTTACGTTAAGCAAGAAGCGGGGTTTGTCCATTTAAAGACATCCGCCGGCAAAGAGTTAAAAATTCCCCTTGCCAAATTAAGCCCCGCTGACAAAGAGTATCTGTCCACCCTGACCGAGGAAAACCCCTTTCAGTCGGTCGATGAGCCCTCCGTGGCAAATGATTCATCAGCCACGCCCGCCACTACGGACGCTTCTTCCGTGGCCCCCTCCGCGAGTGTTCGCACCGGCGCGCCCAAGTGGTTCGGTCTAAAAGAGATTTCCCTCCGTAGCGAGTCGGACCAATGGCAACTGACCGTCAAACCGGTTGATGTCCCCCCCGCCAGTTCAAAGCCCAAGGCGATTAACACCACGCCCAAAAAGGATGAGTTTTTTGAGCGGGTAAATAACTTTGTCGTCTCGACGAAGAGTCAGCGGGGAATGCTGGGCTATGTCAATGATCCCCCCGGCGGCAAAGGCCCGGTGACGCGGTTGCTGCTCTTGGACTTGGCAGCCAGTAAACCGCTGGGCGAGGGATACAATACAGGCAATTGGCAATTGCTCGCTCTCAGTCCCGATGGTCAACAAGTATTAATGTCGGGCAAGCCGGGCGATCAACACAATCGCGAGCTTCCATTCCTGCTGGAAACCTGGAATTTAGGAGCTAAAGGGGTGGAACGGACCAATAGCTGGCCCAGCGGAGAGAACAAAGACGATTGGAACGCCGAGGTAAAATGGGGCGCGTATGTCGGCGCGGATCGCGTCTTAACCGGTGGTGGATGGGGACGGGTGGTGCTGTGGGATCTCAAAACGATGCAGCCTCTCTGGCAAATCAAGGACTTGCGCGGCGGAAAGCCGGCTATCAGTCCGGATCAGCGCTACATTGCCGTCGCGCAGGACGCGTTCCTGGGCATCATTGACGTGGTGGATGAAAAAGTGGTCGCGAGGAAAAAGCTAGAGGGCCAAACCGTCGAGGCGCTCGCCTTTAGCCAAAACGGCAAGCAACTGGCCATGCTCTTGACCTCCGGCGGAGCTAACGACGGCAACGATAACAGCCGCCTGGTGCTGCAAATTGCCGATCTAGCCAGCGGCAATATCCTGCGCGAGACTAAGCTCTTTCCCATTCATCATCAAAATAAACTCCTGTGGACCAGCGACAGCCATGTGCTGATCGGCAACACGCTGTGCGTGGACGCCGTCAAGCAAGCGGCCCTATGGGAATATAACGGCGCCGAACAGACCGTGTTTTGCAACGGCAGCGTCTGGACTTGGCTCAAGGAACATCAAACCCAGGGAGTGGTGCCGGTACAAATCCCCCATCCAGCGGCCAAGGAAGCGGCCGCCAACTACAAACCGCCCCCCGTGGAATACTGGCTGCAACCGGGAGCCAGTGTCGGGTTGAATGTGCAGGGAATCGGCGATGCCGAAACCATCGCCCAGGCGGAGGAGCGTTTTACCAAACAACTCACCGGCTATGGCTACACGATTGATCCCTCCGCGGCCTGTCAGATTACCTGTGTCATCGAGGCGGGCAAGACCGAGGAAGTGACCTACCGCAGTTTTGGCTTTGGCGGGTCGGAGACCTACTCGTTTACCCCGCAAATCAGCAAAATCACCTATACGCTGGATGGTAACACTATCTGGCAAAGCGCCGCCGCCAGTGGCTATCCCCCCGGCGGCATCGTCCACCTAAAGCAAGACCAGACCATCGCCGACCTGCTGCGTGAACGTGAGCAACCAAATTACAAATTTTTTACACTGGCCACGCTGCCGAAGGTCGTGACCAAACCACTGGGCCGGCCCGACCTAGGCCGGTCGCAAATCACCTCAGGTGGGTTAAGGTAG
- a CDS encoding DUF202 domain-containing protein, which translates to MPEPHDPRVFFAAERTLLAWLRTGLALIGLGFVFARYRLFLSAVANEPLAQERTSHSVSAAIGIFLVFLGAAVIGIAAEQFRQFCKGLTPHQLPERYFVNFSFWVAILVALAAGSIGVQLAL; encoded by the coding sequence ATGCCTGAACCACACGACCCCCGCGTCTTTTTTGCCGCCGAGCGCACGCTACTCGCCTGGCTGCGAACGGGGCTGGCACTAATTGGCTTGGGATTTGTCTTTGCCCGCTATCGGCTGTTTCTATCCGCGGTCGCGAATGAACCGCTGGCCCAAGAGCGTACGTCGCACAGCGTTTCCGCCGCTATTGGCATCTTCCTGGTCTTTTTGGGTGCGGCTGTGATTGGCATCGCCGCGGAGCAATTTCGCCAATTCTGCAAGGGACTCACTCCTCATCAACTACCCGAACGCTATTTTGTCAACTTCTCTTTTTGGGTGGCGATCCTAGTCGCGCTTGCAGCCGGAAGCATAGGTGTTCAATTAGCACTGTGA
- the eda gene encoding bifunctional 4-hydroxy-2-oxoglutarate aldolase/2-dehydro-3-deoxy-phosphogluconate aldolase yields the protein MSADLTRLLNSGIVAVIRTDSPDKVLATTEALLAGGVEAVEVTFTVPAAHRVLEEVREQLGDRVLLGAGTVLDAETARVAILSGARFIVSPCVNLATIELCRRYGVLVLPGALTPTEVLTAWQAGADIVKIFPSELTGPAYLKALRGPLPQVRLMPTGGVNLQTAGEFLRAGACALGIGGSLVDPRAMAEGNYAQITALARRYVEIFREFCA from the coding sequence ATGAGCGCTGATTTAACCCGCTTGCTCAACAGCGGCATCGTGGCTGTTATCCGGACGGATTCGCCGGATAAGGTCCTGGCCACGACGGAGGCGCTGCTAGCAGGGGGAGTGGAAGCCGTGGAGGTGACCTTTACGGTCCCCGCGGCACACCGCGTCCTAGAGGAGGTTCGTGAACAACTGGGAGACCGCGTGCTATTGGGGGCGGGGACGGTCCTCGATGCCGAGACCGCCCGCGTCGCCATCCTTTCTGGCGCGCGGTTTATTGTTTCCCCCTGTGTCAATCTGGCGACGATTGAACTGTGCCGTCGCTACGGCGTCTTGGTGCTGCCAGGGGCTCTTACCCCGACAGAGGTCCTCACCGCCTGGCAGGCCGGAGCGGACATCGTCAAAATCTTTCCCAGTGAATTGACCGGTCCCGCTTATTTAAAAGCCCTGCGCGGCCCCTTGCCCCAAGTGCGACTGATGCCCACGGGGGGCGTGAACCTGCAAACCGCAGGGGAGTTCTTGCGCGCGGGGGCGTGTGCGCTGGGGATTGGCGGCTCGCTAGTCGATCCGCGGGCCATGGCCGAGGGAAATTATGCGCAGATCACCGCGCTGGCGCGGCGGTATGTGGAGATTTTTCGGGAATTTTGTGCATGA